The following are encoded together in the uncultured Desulfovibrio sp. genome:
- a CDS encoding TIGR04076 family protein produces MEEIRIRLEVIRSCCPLYSEGDAVIFDGPAIDKEASGNICMMAMNAVFPFVYAARKGVINEGPFQCPDCADKVEFRIRRD; encoded by the coding sequence GTGGAAGAAATCAGGATTCGTCTGGAAGTGATCCGGTCCTGCTGCCCGCTCTACAGCGAGGGCGATGCCGTGATTTTTGACGGCCCCGCCATCGACAAGGAGGCCAGCGGCAATATCTGCATGATGGCCATGAATGCGGTGTTTCCCTTTGTCTATGCGGCGCGCAAGGGCGTGATCAACGAAGGCCCCTTTCAGTGCCCCGACTGTGCCGACAAGGTGGAATTCCGGATTCGCAGGGACTGA
- the glmS gene encoding glutamine--fructose-6-phosphate transaminase (isomerizing), with translation MCGIIGYTGHRPGVPVVVEGLRRLEYRGYDSAGVAFGLKGGLAVIRAKGKLAALEEKLAHEPVTLATTAMGHTRWATHGEPAERNAHPQCSNDGRLALVHNGIIENYQEIRERLQGLGYVFHSETDTEVLVNLISECCKTEPDLLHAFAAALRQAHGAYAVCLMDSQNPDSLLAARMSAPLIFGLGTGEYFVASDIPAFLPYTRQVIFLEDGDIVQCSASQYRILRLEDLAAVQHPVQTITWDMQAAQKGGYRHFMLKEIFEQPRVITDGLSGRVQGDSVRLPELDSLPVPRRLHIVACGTSYHAGMWGRHLLESWAHIPVQLEIASEFRYRDALLLGEDEMVLVISQSGETADTLAALRIARQKGIPVLGLCNVVGSSIAREASAVILTQAGPEISVASTKAMCSQMLMLSLMALYWGQRNSVGSSAQRAERLAVLESLPALLEAALPDMHQRARELSRQYAQARNFFYLGRGHCYPLALEGALKLKELSYIHAEGYAAGEMKHGPIALIDPTFPSLVLALDDALYPKVISNMVEVKARQGKVIALCNAGHEPDADHLWRIPALPAPLSAFMALPALQLFSYEMADYLGKDVDQPRNLAKSVTVE, from the coding sequence ATGTGCGGCATCATCGGCTATACCGGTCATCGTCCCGGTGTTCCCGTGGTGGTGGAAGGACTGCGTCGTCTGGAATATCGAGGGTATGACTCGGCGGGCGTGGCCTTTGGCCTCAAGGGCGGCCTGGCCGTCATCCGGGCCAAGGGCAAGCTGGCCGCGCTGGAGGAAAAGCTGGCGCACGAACCCGTGACCCTGGCCACCACGGCCATGGGGCATACCCGCTGGGCCACGCACGGCGAGCCGGCGGAACGCAATGCCCACCCCCAGTGCAGCAATGACGGGCGGCTGGCCCTGGTGCACAATGGCATCATCGAAAACTATCAGGAAATCCGGGAGCGCCTGCAAGGCCTCGGCTATGTCTTCCATTCGGAAACCGACACCGAGGTGCTGGTCAATCTCATTTCCGAATGCTGCAAGACGGAACCTGACCTGCTGCATGCCTTTGCGGCGGCCCTGCGTCAGGCGCACGGCGCCTACGCCGTCTGCCTCATGGACAGCCAGAATCCCGACAGCCTGCTGGCGGCCCGCATGTCCGCGCCGCTCATCTTCGGTCTGGGCACCGGAGAATACTTTGTGGCCTCGGACATTCCGGCCTTTCTGCCCTATACGCGCCAGGTCATCTTTCTGGAAGACGGCGACATTGTGCAGTGCTCGGCCTCGCAATACCGCATTCTGCGCCTGGAAGACCTTGCGGCGGTGCAGCATCCCGTCCAGACCATTACCTGGGACATGCAGGCCGCCCAGAAGGGCGGATACCGCCACTTCATGCTCAAGGAAATCTTCGAGCAGCCCCGCGTCATCACCGACGGCCTGAGCGGCCGCGTGCAGGGCGACAGCGTGCGCCTGCCCGAACTGGACAGCCTGCCCGTGCCGCGCCGCCTGCATATCGTGGCCTGCGGCACCTCCTACCACGCGGGCATGTGGGGGCGGCACCTGCTGGAAAGCTGGGCGCACATCCCCGTGCAGCTGGAAATTGCCTCAGAATTCCGCTACCGCGACGCACTGCTGCTGGGCGAAGACGAAATGGTGCTGGTCATCAGCCAGAGCGGCGAGACTGCCGATACCCTGGCCGCCCTGCGCATTGCCCGGCAGAAGGGCATTCCTGTCCTGGGGCTGTGCAATGTGGTGGGGTCTTCCATTGCCCGCGAGGCCTCGGCCGTCATCCTGACCCAGGCCGGACCGGAAATCAGCGTGGCCTCCACCAAGGCCATGTGCAGCCAGATGCTCATGCTGTCCCTCATGGCCCTGTACTGGGGGCAGCGCAACAGCGTGGGCAGCAGCGCACAGCGTGCCGAACGGCTGGCCGTTCTGGAGAGCCTGCCGGCCCTGCTGGAAGCGGCCCTGCCCGACATGCACCAGCGGGCACGGGAACTGTCCCGCCAGTATGCCCAGGCCCGTAACTTCTTCTACCTGGGGCGGGGGCACTGCTATCCGCTGGCCCTGGAAGGGGCACTGAAGCTCAAGGAACTGTCCTATATCCATGCCGAAGGCTATGCCGCCGGCGAAATGAAGCACGGCCCCATTGCCCTCATCGATCCGACCTTCCCCTCCCTGGTGCTGGCCCTGGATGACGCCCTCTATCCCAAGGTCATTTCCAATATGGTGGAAGTCAAGGCCCGCCAGGGCAAGGTCATTGCCCTGTGCAATGCGGGGCATGAGCCGGACGCCGATCACCTCTGGCGCATTCCGGCCCTGCCGGCGCCGCTTTCCGCCTTCATGGCCCTGCCGGCCCTGCAACTCTTCAGCTATGAAATGGCGGATTATCTGGGCAAGGACGTGGACCAGCCCCGCAATCTGGCCAAGAGCGTTACCGTGGAATAG
- the larB gene encoding nickel pincer cofactor biosynthesis protein LarB, whose product MENLQIRQLLDAVARGDMLPAEAMRHLSALPLEDSLNGLALDPQRAVRTGIGEVVFAQNKSDEALLGAVRGLHADGSPVLVSRADPRQGQLLLDSFSGGRYWPQARLFTLGPRRADGGQEDALELGPPWPQAGEVLVVTAGAADIPVGAEAYGALRFWGHACGFITDVGVAGLHRLTPHLPALRQARCVIAVAGMEGALPSVLAGLVRCPLLAVPTSVGYGVGSGGFAALSTMLCSCVPGIAVVNIDNGFGAAAFAAKLLQQPGS is encoded by the coding sequence ATGGAAAACCTACAGATACGGCAGCTGCTGGACGCCGTGGCCCGTGGCGACATGCTGCCGGCAGAGGCCATGCGGCATCTGAGCGCCCTGCCGCTGGAAGACAGCCTCAACGGGCTTGCGCTGGACCCGCAGCGTGCCGTGCGCACCGGTATCGGCGAAGTGGTCTTTGCCCAGAACAAGAGTGACGAGGCCCTGCTGGGCGCGGTGCGCGGTCTGCATGCTGATGGCAGCCCGGTTCTGGTGAGCCGGGCAGATCCCCGGCAGGGGCAGCTGCTGCTGGACAGTTTTTCCGGGGGACGCTACTGGCCCCAGGCCCGCCTGTTTACGCTGGGTCCCCGCCGTGCCGATGGCGGACAGGAAGATGCCCTGGAACTCGGCCCGCCGTGGCCGCAGGCCGGCGAGGTTCTTGTGGTTACGGCCGGGGCGGCGGACATTCCCGTGGGCGCCGAAGCCTATGGCGCTCTGCGTTTCTGGGGGCATGCCTGCGGTTTCATCACCGATGTGGGGGTGGCCGGTCTGCACCGGCTGACGCCGCATCTGCCCGCCCTGCGGCAGGCACGCTGCGTCATTGCCGTGGCGGGCATGGAGGGCGCCCTGCCCTCGGTGCTGGCTGGTCTGGTGCGCTGTCCGCTGCTGGCAGTGCCCACGTCCGTGGGCTATGGCGTGGGCAGCGGGGGCTTTGCCGCCCTCAGCACCATGCTCTGTTCCTGTGTGCCCGGCATTGCCGTGGTCAATATCGATAATGGTTTCGGGGCAGCCGCCTTTGCCGCCAAGCTCCTGCAACAGCCGGGCAGCTAG
- a CDS encoding SurA N-terminal domain-containing protein: protein MLDFIRSNTQSLGVKLIFGLIIVVFVFWGVGSLTDSSSGNVVAVVNGDGISIRDYEQAYQDALEAIQRQNPQITREQLAAENLGQRVLNTLIMQKLLEQEAARAGIAISPLEMRQAVENVQAFQNSEGKFDPELFKRLVENQHRSVAAFERKLASDMLNQKLERLVDAGVWNNAAESRAYYDYLRQKRALTYVFLPASRFAASVTPAETDIAAYYEAHKQEFTRPARAAVEYVAISPTLLVTPQSISEADAQAQYERNLSRYASPEQVRVSHILVPLREDAPADAVKQAEEKVAAIRQELASGKPFAEVANAHNGPNAAGPGGELGWIQHGQTVPPFDAAAFALEPGTVSDPVRTTFGLHLILVHEKKAAGTLPFAEVEKGIRDDLARQRGLEKLNDALDSLIEDNILKKPLADSAKRFGLSVSSTDLLTADALQKELGISADSARALLSAGSGNPVDTALEAGDHYLVARISKAEAQRVPDLAEVRETIREKLVADGALKAALAAAAGELKSAREGSAPQGEKQGDLGRDGLLTGFAADTSLAKAVFAAPLEQWLPQAFSLTSEAEGAGAFICRVDKVVEADPAEWDSMKQTFDGLMRSRRSSELFALFLGNLQRKAEIKQNAALLKQIGG from the coding sequence ATGCTCGATTTTATCCGTTCCAATACCCAGTCGCTGGGTGTCAAACTGATCTTTGGCCTGATCATCGTTGTCTTTGTTTTCTGGGGCGTGGGAAGCCTCACGGATTCCAGCAGCGGCAATGTGGTGGCCGTGGTCAATGGCGACGGCATCTCCATCCGTGACTACGAACAGGCCTATCAGGATGCGCTTGAGGCCATCCAGCGCCAGAATCCCCAGATCACCCGCGAACAGCTGGCCGCAGAAAACCTGGGCCAGCGCGTGCTCAATACGCTCATCATGCAGAAGCTGCTTGAGCAGGAGGCCGCCCGCGCGGGCATTGCCATCTCTCCCCTGGAAATGCGCCAGGCCGTGGAAAACGTGCAGGCCTTCCAGAACAGCGAAGGCAAGTTCGACCCCGAGCTGTTCAAGCGCCTTGTGGAAAACCAGCACCGCAGCGTGGCCGCCTTTGAACGCAAACTCGCCAGCGACATGCTCAATCAGAAGCTGGAACGGCTCGTGGACGCCGGCGTGTGGAACAATGCAGCGGAATCCCGCGCCTATTACGACTATCTGCGCCAGAAGCGCGCCCTGACCTATGTCTTCCTGCCGGCATCGCGCTTTGCCGCCTCGGTAACTCCTGCCGAAACGGACATTGCCGCCTATTATGAGGCCCACAAGCAGGAATTCACCCGGCCGGCCCGGGCCGCGGTGGAATATGTGGCCATTTCTCCCACCCTGCTGGTCACGCCCCAGAGCATCAGCGAGGCCGATGCCCAGGCCCAGTATGAACGCAATCTTTCGCGCTATGCATCCCCTGAACAGGTCAGGGTCTCGCATATTCTGGTGCCGCTCCGGGAAGATGCCCCGGCCGATGCGGTGAAGCAGGCGGAAGAAAAGGTGGCGGCCATCCGCCAGGAACTGGCGTCGGGCAAGCCCTTTGCCGAGGTGGCCAATGCCCACAACGGCCCCAATGCCGCCGGTCCCGGCGGGGAACTGGGCTGGATACAGCACGGCCAGACCGTGCCCCCCTTTGACGCGGCCGCCTTTGCCCTGGAACCGGGCACGGTCTCCGATCCGGTACGCACCACCTTTGGCCTGCACCTCATTCTCGTGCACGAAAAGAAAGCCGCCGGCACCCTGCCCTTTGCCGAGGTGGAAAAGGGCATTCGTGACGACCTGGCCCGGCAGCGCGGCCTGGAAAAGCTCAATGACGCCCTGGACAGCCTCATCGAAGACAATATCCTCAAGAAGCCCCTGGCTGACAGCGCCAAACGCTTCGGCCTGAGCGTGAGCAGTACCGATCTGCTTACTGCCGATGCCCTGCAAAAGGAACTGGGCATTTCCGCCGACAGTGCCAGGGCACTGCTGAGCGCGGGCAGCGGCAATCCCGTGGACACCGCCCTGGAAGCCGGCGACCACTATCTGGTGGCCCGCATCAGCAAGGCCGAGGCGCAGCGCGTGCCCGACCTGGCCGAAGTGCGCGAGACCATTCGGGAAAAGCTGGTGGCGGACGGCGCGCTCAAGGCAGCCCTTGCCGCAGCGGCCGGGGAACTCAAAAGCGCCCGCGAGGGCAGCGCTCCCCAGGGCGAAAAGCAGGGCGATCTGGGCCGTGACGGCCTGCTGACCGGCTTTGCGGCCGATACCTCTCTGGCCAAGGCCGTGTTTGCCGCGCCGCTGGAACAGTGGCTGCCGCAGGCCTTCAGCCTGACCAGCGAGGCCGAGGGCGCCGGCGCCTTCATCTGCCGGGTGGACAAGGTGGTGGAAGCCGATCCCGCCGAATGGGACAGCATGAAGCAGACCTTTGACGGCCTCATGCGCAGCCGCCGCAGCAGCGAACTGTTTGCCCTGTTCCTGGGAAATCTGCAACGCAAGGCCGAAATCAAACAGAATGCCGCGCTGCTCAAGCAGATTGGCGGCTAG
- a CDS encoding phospholipase D-like domain-containing protein, with protein MVDWINPFHIVLFLAIHSLSWLGVVHALLTKQDPRSALGWSATMLFLPLVGPLLYTLFGISRAQSAAQRMLHRIASHDPGYVHPPREPHRQHTIPPEAQLLEKLGHRLTARNLCGGNSITPLHNGNAAYPAMLQAIDEARHLVYLSTYIFSAGEVASSFCRALSRAAARGVDVRLLVDGFGGSFYSLRKPWAELARTPVQVARFLPLRLLPPRLCINLRNHRKVLVCDGVAFTGGMNISDAHVLRGSRNDVQDMHFRCTGPIARQLLRAFMLDWGFACGSYSPLPEMPIVEQGGGSHCRLILDGPDSDTDPLNDLIAGAISGARRSVRIMTPYFLPTSQLMTSLRSAAQRGLDVRVVLPARNNLPYVHWASFRLMPSLLRAGVRIWQQQPPFAHTKLLAVDGYYAQIGSANLDARSLHLNFELNMEVFDEHFHDLLAEHMDKAMQRGTEITLERLARRSLPVRLRDAACWLFSPYL; from the coding sequence ATGGTTGACTGGATCAATCCCTTTCACATTGTGCTTTTTCTTGCCATTCACAGCCTGTCCTGGCTGGGGGTGGTCCACGCCCTGCTGACCAAGCAGGATCCCCGCTCTGCCCTGGGCTGGTCGGCCACCATGCTCTTTCTGCCTCTGGTGGGGCCGCTGCTGTACACGCTGTTTGGCATCAGCCGCGCCCAGAGCGCCGCGCAGCGCATGCTGCACAGGATAGCCTCCCATGATCCCGGCTATGTGCATCCGCCCCGCGAGCCGCACAGGCAGCATACCATCCCGCCGGAAGCCCAGCTGCTGGAAAAGCTGGGGCACCGGCTCACGGCCCGCAATCTTTGCGGCGGCAACAGCATCACCCCGCTGCACAATGGCAATGCCGCCTATCCGGCCATGCTCCAGGCCATCGACGAGGCCCGCCATCTGGTCTACCTGTCCACCTACATTTTCAGTGCCGGCGAGGTGGCCTCATCCTTCTGTCGTGCCCTGTCCCGTGCCGCTGCCCGTGGTGTGGACGTGCGCCTGCTGGTGGACGGTTTTGGCGGCTCCTTCTATTCCCTGCGCAAACCCTGGGCGGAACTGGCCCGCACTCCGGTGCAGGTGGCCCGCTTTCTGCCCCTGCGGCTGCTGCCGCCGCGGCTGTGCATCAATCTGCGCAATCACCGCAAGGTGCTGGTGTGTGACGGCGTGGCCTTTACCGGCGGCATGAACATTTCTGACGCACACGTGCTCAGGGGCAGCCGCAACGACGTGCAGGACATGCACTTCCGCTGCACTGGTCCCATTGCCCGGCAGCTGCTGCGTGCCTTCATGCTGGACTGGGGCTTTGCCTGCGGCAGTTACAGTCCGCTGCCGGAAATGCCCATTGTGGAACAGGGGGGCGGCAGCCACTGCCGTCTTATTCTGGACGGGCCGGATTCGGATACGGATCCGCTCAATGATCTCATTGCCGGTGCCATCAGCGGGGCCAGGCGCAGCGTGCGCATCATGACGCCCTATTTTCTGCCCACCAGTCAGCTCATGACCAGTCTGCGCAGCGCGGCACAGCGCGGCCTGGACGTGCGCGTGGTGCTGCCTGCGCGCAACAATCTGCCCTATGTGCACTGGGCCAGTTTCCGCCTTATGCCGTCCCTGCTGCGGGCGGGCGTGCGCATCTGGCAGCAGCAGCCGCCCTTTGCCCATACCAAGCTGCTGGCGGTGGACGGCTATTATGCGCAGATCGGTTCGGCCAATCTGGATGCCCGCAGCTTGCATCTCAATTTTGAGCTGAACATGGAAGTCTTCGACGAACATTTCCATGACCTGCTGGCCGAACACATGGACAAGGCCATGCAGCGCGGCACGGAAATCACTCTGGAACGTCTTGCTCGCCGTTCCCTGCCGGTTCGTCTGCGTGATGCGGCCTGCTGGCTTTTTTCGCCCTATCTTTAA